ctaatgcagatatagtaataaggatattgccaatatatgtacattgatctgtgggaaggtatcagtatattacattatatctattgtagatatagtaataacgaaactactattatatgtacattgatctgtgggaaggtatcagtatattacattgtatccaatgtagatatagtaataatgatattgttattaaatatacattggtctgtgggaaaaaatcagtatattacattacatctgatgtcgatatattaataatgatattgttattaaatgtatattacatatctaatgtagatatagtaataacgatactgttattatatgtaaattgacctgtgggaaggtatcagtatattacactctatctaatgtagatatagtaataacgatacggttattatatgtacattgatctgtgggaaggtatcagtatattacattgtatcgaatgtaggtatagtaataatgatattgttattaaatgtacattggtctgtgggattaaatcggtatattacattacatctgatgcagatatagtaataatgatattgttattaaatgtatattacatatctaatgtagatatagtaataacgaaactgttattatatgtacattgatctgtgggaagggatcagtatattgcattacatctgatgtagatatagtaataatgatattgttattaaatgtatgttacatatctaatgtagatatagtaataacgatactgttattatatgtacattgatctgtgggaagggataagtatattgcagtaggtctaatgtagataagtaataacgatactgtcattaagtgtatattacgtatctaatgtagatatagtattgacgataatgttacaatctgtgcattgatctgtgggaagtgatcagtatattacattatatctaatgaagatatagtaataatgatattgttattaaatgtacattggtctgtgggaataaatcagtatattacattacatctgatgtagatatagtaataatgatattgttattcaatgtacattggtctgtgggattaaatcagtatattaaatttcatctgaggtagatatagtaataatgatattgttattaaatgtatattacatatctaatgtagatatagtaataacgaaactgttattaaatgtacattgatctgtgggaagggatcagtatattacataatatctaatgaagatatagtaatagtgatattgttattaaatgtacattggtctgtgggaatgaatcagtatattacattacatttaatgtagatatagtaataatgatattgttattaaatgtatattacatatctaatgtagatatagtaataacgatactgccattatatgtaaattgatcggtgggaagggatcattatattacattatatctaatgtagatatagtaataatgatattgttgttaaatgtacattggactgtgggattaaatcagtatattaaatttcatctgatgtagatatagtaataatgatattgtttttaaatgtacattgatctgtgggattaaatcagtacattacattacatctgatgtagatatagtaataatgatattgttattaaatgtatattacatatcttatgtagatatagtaataacgatactgccattatatgcacattgatctgtgggaaggtatcagtatattacattatatccaatgtagatatagtaataacgaaactgttattatatgtgcattgatctgtgggaagggataagtatattgcagtaggtctaatgtagataaagtaataacgatactgtcattaagtgtatattacgtatctaatgtagatatagtattgacgataatgttacaatctgtgcattgatctgtgggaagtgatcagtatattacattatatctaatgaagatatagtaataatgatattgttattaaatgtacattggtctgtgggaataaatcagtatattacattacatctgatgtagatatagtaataatgatattgttattcaatgtacattggtctgtgggattaaatcagtatattaaatttcatctgatgtagatatagtaataatgatattgttatcaaatgtataatacatatctaatgtagatatagtaataacggaactgttattgtatgtacattgatctgtgggaataaatcagtatattacattacatctgatgtagatatggtaataatgatattgttattcaatgtacattggtctgtgggattaaatcagtatattaaatttcatctgatgtagatatactaataatgatattgttattaaatgtatattacatatctaatctggatatagtaataacgaaactgttattatatgtacattgatctgtgggaagggatcagtatattgcattacatctgatgtagatatagtaataatgatattgttattaaatgtatattacatatctaatgtagatatagtaataacgatactgttattatatgtacattgatctatgggaaggtatcagtatattacgttatatctaatgtagatatagtaataacgaaactgctattatatgtacattgatctgtgggattaaatcagtatattaaattacctctgatgtagatatagtaataatggtattgttattaaatgtacattggtctgtgggattaaatcagtatattaaatttcatctgatgtagatatagtaataatgatattgttattaaatgtatattacatatctaacgtagatatagtaataacgatactgttattatatgtacaccgatctgtgggaaggtatcagtatattacattatatctaatgtagatatagtaataacgaaactgttattatatgtacattgatctgtgggattaaatcagtatattaaattacatctgatgtagatatagtaataatggtattgttattaaatgtacattggtctgtgggattaaatccgtatattaaatttcatctgatgtacatatagtaataatgatattgttattaaatgtatattacatatcgaatgtagatatagtaataacgaaactgttattgtatgtgcATTGATGTGCgcgaataaatcagtatattacattacatctgatgcagatatagtaataatgatattgttattaaatgtatattacatacctaacgtagatatagtaatgacgatactgccattatatgtacattgatcggtgggaagggatcattatattacattatatctaatgtagatatagtaattttgatattgttattaaatgtacactggtctgtgggattaatcagtatattacattacatctgatgcagctatagtaataatgatattgttattaaatgtatattacatatctaatgcagatatagtaataatgaaactgttattatatgtacattgatctgtgagaaggaatctaaatattacattatatctaatgttgatatagtaataatgatattgttattaaatgtatattacatacctaacgtagatgtagtaataacaatacttttattatatgtacattgatctgtgggaaggaatcagtatattgcagcagatctaatgcagatatagtaataaggatattgccaatatatgtacattgatctgtgggaaggtatcagtatattacattgtatccaacgtagatatagtaataatgatattgttattaaatatacattggtctgtgggaataaatcagtatattacattacatctgatgtcgatatattaataatgatattgttattaaatgtatattacatatctaatgtagatatagtaataacgatactgttattatatgtaaattgacctgtgggaaagtatcagtatattacactatatctaatgtagatatagtaataacgatacggttattatatgtacattgatctgtgggaaggtatcagaatattacattatatccaatgtagatatagtaataacgaaactgttattatatgtacattgatctgtgggaagggataagtatattgcagtaggtctaatgtagataaagtaataacgatactgtcattaagtgtatattacgtatctaatgtagatgtagtattgacgataatgttacaatctgtgcattaatctgtgggaagtgatcagtatattacattatatctaatgaagatatagtaataatgatattgttatgaaatgtacactggtctgtgggaataaatcagtatattacattacatctgatgtagatatagtaataatgatattgttattcaatgtacattggtctgtgggattaaatcagtatattacattacatctgatgcagatatagtaataatgatattgttattaaatgtatattacatatctaatgtagatagagtaataatgaaactattattatatgtacattgatctgtgagaagggatcagtatattacattatatctaatgaagatatagtaataatgatattgttattaaatatacattggtctgtggaaataaatcagtatattacattacatctgatgtagatatagtaataatgatattgttattaaatatatattacatatctaatgtagatatagtaataacgatactgccattatatgtacattgatcggtgggaagggataattatattacattatatctactgtagatatagtaataatgatattgttattaaatgtatattacatatctaatgtagatatagtaataacgatactgccattatatgtacattgatctgtgggattgtatcagtatattacattatctctaatgtagatatagtaataatggtattcttaataattgtacattggtctatgggattaaatcagtatattaaatttcatatgatgtagatatagtaataatgatattgttattaaatgtacattgatctgtgggattaaatcggtatattaaattacatcagatgtagatatagtaataatggtattgttattaaatgtacattcgtctgtggggttaaatcagtatattaaatttcatctgatgtagatatagtaataatgatattgttattaaatgtatattacatatctaacgtagatatagtaataacgatactgttattgtatgtacattgatctgtgggaaggtatcagtatattacattatatctattgtggatatagtaatgacgaaactgttattatatgtacattgatctgtgggtggggatcagtatattacattatatctaatgtagatatagtaataatggtattgttattaagtgtacattggtctgtgggattaaatcagtatattaaatttcatctgatgtagatatagtaataaatgcatattacatatctaatgtagatatagtaactacgaaactgttattatatgtacattgatctgtgggaaggtatcagtatattacattgtatccaatgtagatatagtaataacgatactgttattatatgtaaattgatcggtgggaaggtatcagtatattacattatatctgatgtagatatagtaataacgatactgttattatatgtatattgatctgtgggaaggtatcagtatattacattatatctattgtagatatagtaactacgaaactgttattatatgtacattgatctgtgggaaggtatcagtatattacattgtatccaatgtagatatagtaataatgatattgttattaaatgtacattggtctgtgggaataaatcagtatattacattacatctgatgtagatatattaataatgatattgttattaaatgtatattacatatcaaatggagatatagtaataacgatactgccattatatgtacattgatcggtgggaagggatcattatattacattatatctaatgtagatacagtaataatgatattgttattaaatgtacattggtctgtgggaataaatcagtatattacattacatctgatgtagatgtattaataatgatattgttattaaatgtatattacatatctaatgtagatatagtaataacgatactgttattatatgtacattgatgtgtgggaaggcattagtatattacattatatctaatgtagatatagtaataacgatactgttattatatgtatattgatctgtgggaaggtatcagtatattacattgtatccaatgtagatatagtcataatgatattgttattaaatgtacattggtctgtgggaataaatcagtatattacattacatctgatgtagatatattaataatgatattgttattaaatgtatattacatatcaaatggagatataataataacgatactgttattatatgtatattgatctgtgggaaggtatcagtatattacattatatctattgtagatatagtaactacgaaactgccattatatgtacattgatcggtgggaagggatcattatattacattatatctaatgtagatatagtaataatgatattgttattagatgttgtttgagaatccgctcagccatgatggcgctcacggtcgatcgatttatcgatcgggagtcgaccatctaggtaacgcgtgagcaggggtcttctcgccggctcgcgcgcaacgacgCCATTATTGATCATCGATCACCGCGAATCACACGTGAAAATCTGTTTCTGCTCAACTCAAATTGTTCAAGTGCAGTTCATCTGTGAAATTCACCAACCAAGCTCAGTGAAGAGATCACGATCCACAGCACCTGTGCACGCTACTGGATCAATAGGTATTGTTCCTTTTACACATAATTCATTGCacacgtgagccgccaaccacgtgccGATCACGCACACGCTCATGGGCATtatcacagcagcgggctgaattaatataattaacggcgctgagaagctcgctGCTCGCAATTTGTAAAAGCATTGTTCAGTTACCACAGACCAGGTGACagatcaaaataataatctatGTGTCTCGACTCATGTAACTTCATTATTCacgacgaatcattgtaatttgaaactcattcagacggttcattttctcacgtgtaaaattcaaagcggATCATTGTACGGTTCACCATCAATTGTCAGATCATcttgtttatttcattttaaacgtgactcaaataaatcaatttgtgaaaccgacccagcaagtgtaaaattctttcccagcgcaatccatccaggatttccacCATTCCTGaacatttggtccttcgagccggattgcgCCCTTGCTGGACTCGGTTTTCACAAAATTGCTCATTGATCATTGTTCGTCTCAAGTCTTTGTCTCGTGTTCGTAACGGTTTCGGTGGTCGGCCATCTTGGCATTTCTCTTCCATTCAAATTCACTGACACTCTCGCCACTCAATAGGTGGCGCTCAGACGACCGACTCACCAGTCGATAAAGAAGACCACTGCTCACCGAACGCTCACCGAACGCTCACCGAGCCTAATCAACTGCTCACCTCTGATCACCCATGGCTCATCCAACAAAGCCCTCAGACAAGTGGAGTGAAATGGAGAGCTCCAAGGAATCATTGGAGGTACCTGACAAAAGCTCATCGGGACGATCATCGCCAGCTCAGGCTGCTACGGAACCGACACGCCGTACACCGTCGCCGCATTCGCACGCCACACGCGCGAATGCACCCTCCACGCTTCCAGTCGAGCTCCAGCTCAAAGTCCGCACTCAACAAGGACGGCTCCGCTCTATGAAGCGCCTGCTCACCAAGTTGCAGGAGAATGCTGGCCAGCTCACTAAGGAGGAATTGGATGACCTCAAGCAACAAGCCGACGAGGCCTTGAAAGCGTTCAGCAAGGAGCACGCTCACTTCGAGGTGGTCTGGCCCTCCTCAATGACAGATCACCCCTATTTTTCTGAAGAGCTCCATGAGAAAATGCAGGACGCTCACTCCGACGCCAAGTCTCTGATCGCCAAGGAGAGGGCCAGGCTCACGGCTCAACGACCGGATCAACAGCCTGATCAGCCCTGCAAAACGCCAGCTCAATCTAAGTTGCCGGATATTGCACTGCCGAAGTTCAATGGCAGTTACACCGATTGGCCCTCATTTATTGATCTGTTCACCTCAGTCGTGATCAACCGAGAGGACTTGGACGACGTCCAGAAATTTTACTACCTCAAGGGATGCCTGCGAGGAGAGCCGCTCAAGATCATATCGAACCTATCGCTCACCGGATCATCGCTCAATTCAGCCATCGCCCAGCTCAAGAGCCGCTATCAGAACAAGCGCCGGCTCATCCAAGCGCACTTGGATCAACTGGCGTCGCTACCTGCTGGACCACCGGTTATGGCAGCCGAGCAAGCGAAGAGCCTGAGCCAGCTCATTTCGACAGCTCTGGAGACGAGGAATGCCGTGCTCAACTTGGTTGATCCAGGAACACTAGGCGATTGTATGCTGGTGCATCAAGTTAGCCGCAAGCTGGATCGTACAACCAAGGAGAGGTGGGAGTCGTCACTCGGGGCGACAACTGAATTTCCAAGGTTCGATTCGCTGGTGGAATTCGTCACCGCCCGTGTGAGGACCTTGGAGTCGCTCAGCGAGGACCAGGCGAAGGCAGCTCAACCCAGAGCGGCACCAACGCGACAGACAGTGCAATCCACGCAGCTCCGAAGGCCAGCTCACACAGCAGTAGCTGCAGCGCCAGCTCGACAGCCAGCTCCTCGAACGGCACCCGAGAGGCCCGACTCAGAGCGACCATCACCGTTCGAGTGCTGCGATTGTTGCGGAGGGCAACATTACATTGTTGCGTGCTCACTATTCCGAAGCATGACGCCCAAAGTAAGAGCTCAATGCGTGGAAAATAAGCGCCTGTGTTACAATTGCCTGGGCAGGCACAGCGTCCGCTCGTGTAAATCCACGCAAAAGTGCAAGCACTGTGGAGGGCAACACCACACGATGATCCACGAAGGCGAGACGCTGACAGCTCAACTCCAAGCCGGTTCATCTAAAGCAGCCTCCTCATCCGCTCGCACCACCGAGTAGGACCTCGGTGCAGTCGTTAAATCAACAGATCACCAGACACTCCTTGCAACCGCTCAAGCTCTGCTCACCACCTCAACGACAGCTCACCACATCCGCATCTTAATCGATCCAGGTTCCGAAATTTCGTTCATCTCCGAAAAACTCACCCGTCTGCTCAACCTTCGGAGACACCGATCATCCATCACAATCATTGGTGTTGGTGGAACAAAATCAACTGAAACAAAGGGCGTGGTCACTGTCACACTCCAGTCGATGCATTCACAGCAGACTGTCTGCATCCAGGCTCACGTGCTCACAGCCGTATCGACAATCCTGCCATCGTTCTCAATGAGAACTCCGGATTGGCCTCACATTAGAAAATTGAGGTTGGCGGACAATGATTTCTTGACACCACGACCAGTCGATTTAATCATTGGAGCGGATTTCTACGGAAGGATCATCAAGCCAAATATCATCAAGGGCTCACCAACAACACCAATTGCTCAACTTTCCATTTTTGGATGGCTCGTCATTGGCCCAGTCAACGAATCACATTCAACCACTCATTATTCACACCTTGCAGTTGCTCAAGACGACCAGAGCAATCTGCAAGAGCTGCTCACCAAATTCTGGGTTCAAGAGGAATCACCAATGGACACTCCAAGCACGCTCACtccggaggaagaagaatgcgaaTCACATTTCTGTGCGACTCACACTCGTGATCACACTGGAAGGTACATCGTTCGCATTCCACTCAAGGCACCAGCATTGCTCTTAGGCAATTCACACAAGACTGCTCAAAGATGTCTACAAAGCACGTTGCGACGACTCTCCAAGGATTCAACATACAACCAGCTCTACGTCGAGTTCATGAAAGAGTACGAAGAATTGGGACACATGGTAAAGGCTCCAGATCACCAACGAATCTCATCAAGAGAGGCTGAGAACGTTGGGCCTGATGGGGAGATGACCTTGGCACATGATGCTCCGGCATCAGGAGGGTTGAGGGTCTCTTCTGACGGTTCAACACCTCAGACCTCTGCTCATCTTCAACCATATTACTTGCCTCACCATGGAGTTCTACGTCTCGACAGTTCAACAACGAAGCTCAGGGTTGTATTCAACGGATCAAAAGCTACGACATCAGGCAAATCAGTCAACGATTTAATGCATACTGGTGCTAATTTGCTCTTGAATGTTACAGATGTTCTAATTTGGCTTCGCCATTATCACCACATTTTTGCCACAGACATCACAAAAATGTATCGCCAGGTAGCAGTTCACAAGGATGATTGGGATCTCCAGCGAATCCTTTGGATCGATGAAGACCGCAATGTCATCCCGTACCAGCTCACAACTGTCACGTACGGTACAAAGGCGGCTCCCTTCCTGGCGACACGAGCACTCATGCAACTTGTTCACGATGAGGGTCATCGATTCCCTCTGGCAACGCCCTCGCTCACACATGGCAGATATGTGGACGATATTTTTGGAGGAGCAGACTCAATCTCGGAACTTGTGGAGGTCGCTCAACAGCTGATTGCATTGTGCAACGCGGGCggatttccactcgcaaaatggcatgCGACTCACCCAGATCTTCTACGGGCTGTTTCGTCATCCACACAATCGTCAGCTCCCATATCATTTGACGACTGCACTACCAAATTACTCGGAATTCAATGGATGCCTCAAACCGACAATTTTGGCTTTTCATCCACGATCACAGATCAACCAAGTAAGTGCTCAAAACGCCTCGTATTGTCCGAAGTGGCTCGGATATTTGATCCATTAGGTTTCGTCTCACCGGTAATAGTACGAGCAAAAATGCTATTACAAGAACTCTGGCTACACAAAATCAATTGGGACGATCCATTACCGTCTCAAATTGTATCACGATGGTTCATCATCAGAGAAGATCTCaacagcttggccaagctATCGATCCCAAGATGGTTCAACACATGGAGCAATTCAATTGTAGAAATTCATGGGTTCTCTGATGCTTCTCAACTTGCCATGGCAGCAGTGATTTATATCACTGTCAGCTCTCCGTCCAACGACTCAATGACGTCACTTGTCTGCTCTAAGACAAAGGttgcaccactgaagaggctCACAATACCAAGATTGGAGTTGTCTGCAGCACTCCTATTGGCAaaactcacaaaatatgttcaaTCAACGCTCAAGGTAAAAATCAAGGCAACGCACCTGTGGACGGATTCTCAAGTTTCGCTCATATGGATCAAATCGCAAGCATCACGTTGGAAGGATTATGTTCGGAACAGAGTCATTCAAATCCAAGAACTCACTCCAAATGCGCATTGGAGGCATGTTCCAGGTACTTCTAATCCAGCCGACTGTGCTTCCCGAGGCATTTCGACAGATCAACTTCAACGATTCGAGCTTTGGTGGAAAGGTCCCCCATGGATGGCTCGAAATCAAGATCATTGGCCAGAGCAAAAGGAATTCTCAACTTTAACCAGCGAGCTCGAAGTGAGACCCAATGTCTCACTCTTTGCTTCAGCTCAAAAGCTAAGTTATCATTGGGATctcatttacaaatattcatcTCTTATTAAGCTGTATAGACTGACTGCACTTTGTTTCAGGTTTGCCTCACGGCTTAAGAGAAAGCTCGAAACTCCTCCTGTGATCATCATACCATCCTGCGACATGGAGAAGGCGCAGCTCTTCTGGATTCACGCGACTCAACACTTGTATTTCACCAGCGAAATCAAGACGCTCAACTCAGGCTCAACCCTGCCTGCAACTCACCCCTTCAGTCGCCTCACCGCCTTCATCGATTCGCAGGGAACAATACGAGTAGGAGGAAGACTCACAAACACAGCGCTCAGCAGGGATGAAAAACATCCAGCGATCCTCCCACGGGACGCTCACCTGTCGAAGATCATCATTGAAGATGCTCACAAGCGAACATTTCACGGAGGAACGCAGCTCACGCTCGCATACATTCGACAACGGTACTGGATCATCGGTGGCAGAGCTCCTGTAAAATCTCACATTTTGAGATGTGTCGTGTGTGCTCGTCAGAGGGGGATTCGTGCTCGTCAGATGATGGGTCAACTACCTCTCTGTCGAGTCACACCATCACGACCATTCGCTCACACCGGTGTCGATTATGCAGGACCAatcacaatgaaaaattcaaagggaaGAGGCTCGAAAACAATCAAGGGATGGATCTGCGTGTTCGTATGTTTCTCCTCATCAGCTGTTCACCTCGAGGTTGTCAGCGATTACTCAACCGAGGGATTTCTGGCAGCCTACAGAAGATTCTCATCACGAAGAGGGATCGCTCACAAGTTGTACTCTGACTGTGGTACAAATTTCATTGGAGCACAGGCAGAGCTCAAACGCCTGTTCACGTCAAGTTCACAGGAGCACCGACAGATCGCATCGATTCTGTCAGCTGACAGCACTCAATGGATGTTTAACCCACCAGCTGCTCCTCACATGGGAGGAAAATGGGAAGCTGTGGTGAAATCAATCAAGTACCATCTCAGGAGAACAATTGGTGAGCTCTTACTAACATTCGAAGAGTTTTCCACTCTCCTCACACAGATCGAAGCGGTGCTCAACTCAAGACCATTGGAGCCGCTCAGTGACGATCCCGAC
The nucleotide sequence above comes from Osmia bicornis bicornis unplaced genomic scaffold, iOsmBic2.1, whole genome shotgun sequence. Encoded proteins:
- the LOC114881879 gene encoding uncharacterized protein LOC114881879; this translates as MHSQQTVCIQAHVLTAVSTILPSFSMRTPDWPHIRKLRLADNDFLTPRPVDLIIGADFYGRIIKPNIIKGSPTTPIAQLSIFGWLVIGPVNESHSTTHYSHLAVAQDDQSNLQELLTKFWVQEESPMDTPSTLTPEEEECESHFCATHTRDHTGRYIVRIPLKAPALLLGNSHKTAQRCLQSTLRRLSKDSTYNQLYVEFMKEYEELGHMVKAPDHQRISSREAENVGPDGEMTLAHDAPASGGLRVSSDGSTPQTSAHLQPYYLPHHGVLRLDSSTTKLRVVFNGSKATTSGKSVNDLMHTGANLLLNVTDVLIWLRHYHHIFATDITKMYRQVAVHKDDWDLQRILWIDEDRNVIPYQLTTVTYGTKAAPFLATRALMQLVHDEGHRFPLATPSLTHGRYVDDIFGGADSISELVEVAQQLIALCNAGGFPLAKWHATHPDLLRAVSSSTQSSAPISFDDCTTKLLGIQWMPQTDNFGFSSTITDQPSKCSKRLVLSEVARIFDPLGFVSPVIVRAKMLLQELWLHKINWDDPLPSQIVSRWFIIREDLNSLAKLSIPRWFNTWSNSIVEIHGFSDASQLAMAAVIYITVSSPSNDSMTSLVCSKTKVAPLKRLTIPRLELSAALLLAKLTKYVQSTLKVKIKATHLWTDSQVSLIWIKSQASRWKDYVRNRVIQIQELTPNAHWRHVPGTSNPADCASRGISTDQLQRFELWWKGPPWMARNQDHWPEQKEFSTLTSELEVRPNVSLFASAQKLSYHWDLIYKYSSLIKLYRLTALCFRFASRLKRKLETPPVIIIPSCDMEKAQLFWIHATQHLYFTSEIKTLNSGSTLPATHPFSRLTAFIDSQGTIRVGGRLTNTALSRDEKHPAILPRDAHLSKIIIEDAHKRTFHGGTQLTLAYIRQRYWIIGGRAPVKSHILRCVVCARQRGIRARQMMGQLPLCRVTPSRPFAHTGVDYAGPITMKNSKGRGSKTIKGWICVFVCFSSSAVHLEVVSDYSTEGFLAAYRRFSSRRGIAHKLYSDCGTNFIGAQAELKRLFTSSSQEHRQIASILSADSTQWMFNPPAAPHMGGKWEAVVKSIKYHLRRTIGELLLTFEEFSTLLTQIEAVLNSRPLEPLSDDPDDISALTPGHFLIGSALNTIPEPSLLDVSPGRLSKWQLIQQRVQHFWSQWSRHYLQRLQSISKWHHPSNDIKTGSLVLLTNEHLPPSKWPLARVTEVHPGKDALTRVATVKTATTTLVRPITKLVILPVHHQAELTSAETSSTSC